DNA from Streptomyces sp. NBC_01260:
TGCGGGATTCTGGAGAGCAGATGGCGATGGGCCTCTTCGGAGGAGACCCGGGACATCGGCGCCTCCGAGGCGTTGTGCGCGGTACTGGTCCTTTTCGGCACCGTGCCTGAGCGTCGGCCCGTTGGCAACCGTCCCGGAGGGGCGCGTAGGGTCGCGGAGTGCTCGATACGACGCCCCTGATCATTGCCGTGGACCGATTCGCCGACCGGCTGCGTGCCGCCCCGCAGAGCAGGCTGCAGCGGGGAGCGGCGGCCGAAGGGCTGGCCGTGGCCAGGCAATTGGCGGTGCGGGCTCAGCGCATCGAGACGCCGGACCGGGAGCCGAGGACCATGCCGGACGCCGGGATATTCGCGATCGGCGACCAACTCGCGGTCGCGGGGCGGGATCTGGCCGTGGCACTGGAAATGGCCCCGCCGGCGGAGCTGGACGAGGCCGTGCAGTTCGTCGAGGAAGCGAGCGCGCGGGCGTTCGCCTAGGCAACAGGCGATGGGCGCTCGTTGCGTGCGGTGTGCCGGGGCAGCGGCCGGCGAGGGTCACTGTGCCGGGGGAGGGGCCGGACGACCGGTCCGCGGGCTAGAAGCTCGCGATGACGCGGTCGGCCAGTATGTACACGTTCTCCCTGCCGCACGAGAACGTCAGCGCGTACGCACCGGAGACCCCGGAACCGCCCAGCAGCACCGGGTGCTCACCGGACCGCAGCGACTCGGCCAGCCGCTCGGCCGTCTCCCGGTGGCCGGGGGTCATGCAGAGCGTGGTGCCGTCGGCGAAGACGTAGACGTCGAGGGTGCCGAGCGGGCCGGGCCGCACGTCGGAGAGTTCCGTACGGCTGTCGGCGAGCTCTTCCAGACGGTTCACCGTACGCTCGTGATCGGTGACAACGGGTGTCTGCACCGGCACGAAGTCGGGGTGCGAGGGATGGCGGCGACGGGCCGCGGCCAGCTCGGGGGAGTCCTCGGCGAACTCCGCGATCTCGGGGAACTCGGTGATGTCGGCCAGCTCGGCCAGTTCCGTCAGCTCCTCCAGCGCCTCGGCGGCGTCGAGGTCCATCGCCTCCAGGCCGGCGAAGTCCGCCTGGCGCGGCATGAAGAACGGGGCGTCCTCGCCGATCCCGGCCAGACCGCCCAGCAGGGACGGGGCGTCGGCGGCGTCGCGCGCCTCCTGCGAGGCCCAGAAGGCCCGCGCCTCGGCGAGCTCGCGCTCCCGCTCCTCGGCCAGCGCCTCGGCGACCGCCGCGCGTATTTCCGCGGCAGGGGTGGCGTCGTTACGGCTCTGGGCGGGGACGGTGGCGGCCTGGGCGCGGCCGTCGGCCAGCTCCCTTCGAAGGGCCGATACCTGCTTACTCAGCCCGTGAGCGGCGTGCAGAGCAGCGGCGCCCACGGCCGTGGCAGCGGCGGTGGTCAGCAACAGGGCAAGAGGCATGGCGCTCACTGACATACTCCCGGTTTCAATCGATCCCCCGACTTCCTACATCAGCTTGGCCTGTACCGGCACCATGTGTCAGTGCATTACGTCACGAATTGGACAGGTCTTTGTGCCTGAGGTTTAGCCCTGATGTGGGTGTGACCTGCGGGAATGACTCTCCCCCAGGAGATAGGTCACATCCTGGGGGAGATTCGGTCACGGTCGGGGCTCGGAACCGGCCACGCAGGCCGGTCCGGAAGGCCCGAAAGGCCCGAAGGGCCCGGCGGGCGGGCCCGGTGGCAGGCCCCTTCCGGCCGTGCGCGGCCGGTCGCCGACGCGTTCAGCGGGACGCGGCGATGCTCAGCTCAGTCGCTCGATGACCATCGCCATGCCCTGGCCGCCGCCCACGCACATCGTCTCCAGGCCGAACTGCTTGTCGTGGAACTGCAGGCTGTTGATCAGCGTGCCGGTGATCCGCGCGCCGGTCATGCCGAAGGGGTGGCCGACGGCGATGGCGCCACCGTTGACGTTGACCTTGTCCAGCGGCAGGCCGAGGTCACGGTAGGACGGGATCACCTGGGCGGCGAAGGCCTCGTTGATCTCGGCCAGGTCGATGTCGTCGATGCTCAGCCCGGCCCGCTTCAGCGCCTGCCTGCTCGCCTCGACCGGTCCGTAGCCCATGATCTCGGGGGAGAGGCCACTGACACCGGTGGAGACGATCCGGGCCAGCGGGGTCAGACCCAGCTCACGCGCCTTGGTGTCGGACATGATCACCAGCGCCGCGGCGCCGTCGTTGAGCGGGCAGCAGTTGCCCGCGGTGACCAGGCCGTCGGGGCGGAAGACCGGCTTCAGGCCCTGCACGCCCTCCAGGGTGACGCCCGCACGCGGACCGTCGTCCTTGGAGACCACCGTGCCGTCCGGCGTCGTCACCGGGGTGATCTCGCGCTCCCAGAAGCCGTTCTTGAGGGCTTCCTCGGCCAGGTTCTGCGACCGGACGCCGAACTCGTCCATGTCCTGGCGGGTGACGCCCTTGGTCCGGGCCAGGTTCTCCGCGGTCTGCCCCATCGAGATGTAGGCGTCCGGCACCAGACCGTCCTCGCGCGGGTCGTGCCAGCTCGCACCGGACTCCTCGGCGCGGGCCGCGGTGCGGGCCTCGGCGTCGGCGAACAGCGGGTTGTGGGTGTCCGGCCAGCTGTCGGAGTTGCCCTTGGCGAACCGGGACACCATCTCGACACCGGCCGAGATGAACACGTCGCCCTCGCCGGCCTTGATGGCGTGCAGCGCCATGCGGCTGGTCTGCAGGGAAGAGGAGCAGTAGCGGGTGACCGTGCAGCCGGGAAGGTGGTCCATCCCCATCTGTACGGCGATGATGCGGCCCAGGTTGTTGCCCTGCTCGCCGCCGGGGAGGCCGCAGCCGAGCATCAGGTCGTCGATGTCCTTGGGGTCCAGCTCGGGGACCTTGGCCAGTGCGGTCTGGATGATCGTGGCGGTCAGGTCGTCCGACCGCAGGTCCTTCAGCGAGCCCTTGAAGGCCCGGCCGATGGGGGAACGGGCAGCAGAGACGATCACGGCTTCGGGCATCACGCGGCTCCATGAGGGCTGGAAGGCTGTCTGGCTGGACTGCTCTGGAAGTTACCCGGACGTACTGCTGAGGTCACCCGACAGGGCGTGTGATGCGGGCCTCTTTTCTAAGCGACCGCTCAGTCAGCCGGCGGTGACCGTGGCGGTGCTGGCGGTGGTCGTGGTGGCGGTGCGGCACCCCGCTCATACGTGCCGGGGCGAGGTGCCCGTGTCGGTGCCCGGACGCCGGTCCACCCGGGTGGAGCCGCCCTGCTCCCCGGGCGGCCCCAGCTGCGGATGCGGATGCGGTTCCGTGGCCGCGGGCAGACGCCGCCGCCTGCGGTGCTTGAGGAGCGCCCAGGGTGCCCGCGCCCCGGTCACCTCCGTACCGGCCTCCCTGGCCGCCTGGGAGGCCGCCTTGGCCACCGGCAGCATGTCCTCGCGCCGGGCGCCCTCCAGGCGGTCGGACTCCGGCCACAGCCCGAGCACCGCGCAGACGGTCGGCAGCAGCGCCATCGCGGCCGTCGCGTAGCCCTCGGCCGAGGGGTGGTAGTTGTCCGGGCCGAACAGCTCCCGCGGGTTCGCCTCGAACTCCGGGCCCAGCAGGTCGCCCAGCGACACCGTGCGCCCGCCCTGCTCCACCGAACCGATCGTCTGCGCCGCCGCCAGCTGCCGGCTCGCCCGCCGGGCCAGCCACCGCAGCGGCTGGTAGACCGGCTCGATCGTGCCCAGGTCCGGGCAGGTGCCGACCACCACCTCGGCCCCCGACGTACGCAGCCTGCGCACCGCCGTGGTCAGACAGCGCACCGACTGCGTCGCGGGCATCCGGTGCGTCACATCGTTCGCCCCGATCATGATCACGCAGATGTCCGGGGCCCGGGACGGATCCGCCAGCAGCAGTGAGACCTGCCGCTCCAGATCGTCCGACCGGGCTCCCGGCTGCGCGACATTGCGCAGATCCACCGGCCGCTCCGAGACGGCCGCCAGCCCCGAGGCCAGCAGCGCCCCGGGTGTCTGCCCGGCCCGCCGTACGCCCTGCCCGGCCGCCGTGGAATCCCCCAGCAGCACCAGTTGCAGCGGGGCCGACCCTCCGGCGAACGCCACTCCGTACCGCCCGTCCGCACTCGGCGGGACCGGTGCGCTGCCGCCGCCCACCAGCCGCTTCGCCAGCTGAACCTCCGCCAGCACGACGCCTACCGCCGCAGCGCCCAGCAGCCCGACGCTGCCGCCGCCGTAGGCCGCGCCCGCCGCGATCCGCCGTGCCACCCTCGCTCTCGACACAGTCCGGTCCACCTCCTCGTTGCCCTGCGGCCTCCCCCACGATTGCCTGCGGCGTCGTGGGGGAGGCCGATACCGCCGTACACAGAGCTAACTGCCCCCAAGGCACCGTCGTTCAATCGCTTCGCCCATTCCCGCCCCCGTACGCATACTCTTGCCGCACCATCTCGGAGACCCCGGAGTACACGGTGCAATTCCACGATTCGATGATCAGCCTCGTAGGCAACACCCCGCTGGTGAGGCTGCGCAGTGTGACGGCCGGCATCCAGGCGACGGTCCTGGCCAAGGTCGAGTACTTCAACCCCGGCGGCTCGGTCAAGGACCGGATCGCCCTTCGCATGATCGAGGCCGCCGAACAGAGCGGCGAGCTGCAGCCCGGAGGCACGATCGTCGAGCCGACGAGCGGCAACACGGGCGTCGGCCTGGCGATCGTCGCGCAGCAGAAGGGCTACAAGTGCATCTTCGTCTGCCCGGACAAGGTGTCCACGGACAAGATCAATGTGCTGCGCGCCTACGGGGCCGAGGTCGTCGTCTGCCCGACGGCGGTCGACCCCGACCACCCGGACTCCTACTACAACGTCTCCGACCGGCTGGTCCGTGAGACGCCCGGAGCCTGGAAGCCCGACCAGTACTCCAACCCGAACAACCCGCGCTCCCACTACGAGACCACCGGTCCCGAGCTGTGGGAGCAGACGGACGGGAAGATCACCCACTTCGTGGCGGGGGTCGGCACCGGCGGCACGATCAGCGGCACCGGCCGCTATCTGAAGGACGCCAGCGGCGGCGCGGTCAAGGTCATCGGCGCGGACCCGGAGGGATCGGTCTACTCGGGCGGCTCCGGCCGGCCGTATCTGGTCGAGGGCGTCGGCGAGGACTTCTGGCCGACGGCGTACGACCGGACGGTCACCGACGAGATCGTCGCCGTGTCCGACAAGGACTCCTTCCAGATGACCCGCCGGCTCGCCAAGGAGGAGGGCCTGCTGGTCGGCGGCTCCTGCGGCATGGCGGTCGTCGGCGCCCTGGAGGTCGCGAAGCGGCTGGGGCCGGACGACGTGGTCGTCGTCCTGCTCCCGGACAGCGGGCGCGGCTACCTGAGCAAGATCTTCAACGACGAATGGATGGCGGACTACGGCTTCCTGGAGGACACCGGTCCCTCCGCACGCGTCGCGGACGTCCTCGACTACAAGGAGGGCCCGATCCCGACGCTCGTCCACATGCACCCGGAGGAGACCGTCGGCGAGGCGATCGACGTCCTGCGCGAGTACGGCGTCTCGCAGATGCCGATCGTGAAGCCGGGCGCGGGCCATCCGGACGTCATGGCCGCCGAGGTCATCGGCTCGGTGGTCGAGCGGGACCTGCTGAACGCGCTCTTCGCCCAGCGCGCCTCGCTCACCGACCCGCTGGAGAAGCACATGTCGTTGCCGCTGCCGCAGGTCGGCTCCGGCGAACCGGTCGAGGACCTGATGGCGGTGCTCGGCGGTACGGGCGCGGCGGACGCGGCGATCGTGCTGGTGGAGGGCAAGCCCAAGGGCGTGGTCAGCAGGCAGGACCTGCTGGCCTTCCTCGCCAAGGACGCGGCAGCGGTCACCAAGCCGTAGACCGGGCCCGCGGGAGAAGACGCAGGCCGGGCCCGCGGGAGGAGCCCGCGCGCGGGCTTCGCGAAAACGGTACGAGCGCGACACGTACCCGCAGCACCGGCTTAACACGGCTCGGGCAGATTGGTGGGTGTCGGCAGGGAAACCCGCCGGCACCTGTACGGCGACACGGACTACGGAGCGGCTCCCGGACCTCCACTGTCGCCCGGATGCGAGACCGGCCCTGACCCGGACCGCGTCCCTCGCGGGGACCGCCGTCGTCCCGCCCCCTGGGAAACCGGGGGTGCGGCGGTCTCCGCGATACATCTGTGCACGGGGACCGCCGCGCCGTCCCGCTCTCCGGTCCGAGGCCGTCCGGTTCCCGCCGCCGCTCAGTCCTCCCAGTCGGACTTCTGCCCCTCGACGTCCCGGCGCCGGAAGAGCCGCCCGCCGCGGGCGACCTGGAAGGCGTTGACACCGACGATCCCGAGCCAGGCCACGACCAGCCCCTGGATGCCCGCGTTGGCGACACCGATGGCCGACAGCGGGATGGCCAGGACCAGCGAGATGATCGCGAATCCGTACTGCTCACCGAAGTGCCCCGCGGGGGGCTCCGGCGAACTCGCCCCCCGGGCGACGACGATCTGCTGCTCCGCGAGATGACGCCTGACCCGCCGGTCGAGCGTGCTGTCGAGCCGCTGCTCCACCTTCTCCAGGAACGACTCGACGAGCGCGGACTCGTACTCGGCCCCCAGCTCGCTGCGGGCCTGAAGGGTGGCGTCGAGTTCCTTCTTGAGCTCGGTGTCGGGTGCGTCCATATCCCTACGGTACGAAGCCGGGGCGGCCGGGTCAGTGGGGCTAACCCCCCTGTTTGTACGGGGGATCGGCGCTGTGCCGGCCGCGGGGGCGGGACTGCCCGGAGAGGGAGGCACACCGGCTCCTCCCCTGCCGGGCGGGTGATCGTCCTGTTCCGGCGCTGAGACGCCGACGCGAGGAACTCGTGGGGGCCGTCGCCTGGTTCCCCGGCCCGCTCCCCGGCCTCCCGCCGCCGAATCGGCGGGCCGGCTGCTACGGCCCGCGCCGCAGCAGGTTGATGATGGTCACGGGACGGTTACGCGCGTACGGTAGCGGGCCGCCGGGCCGCCGGTCCGCCGGACACCGAAGGCCGTGATTGATCCAGGAGTGATCACCGCTCCCCCGCAGGCCCGCGACGGGCTTGGGGGCGGCGCAGGCCGAGCCGGCAGCGGGCGGAGCTTCTGTGAGCCGTCCGGGCCGGGGCCGGAACGCGGCCGTCTGCATATGGACATGCAGACGCCTTGCTGGCTGAATGGATTCGTCGGTGCCGGACCGCGGCGCGACGGATCTACCGAGGGGACAGGATGAGCGGGAGCAGCCCGGCCGCGAGGTTGCAGCAGCTGTTCGAGGGGCGCAGGCTCACCCCCACCCAGCGGCGCATCGCGCACTCGATGGTGCGAAGGGCCGGCGACGCCCCGTTCCTGTCCAGCGTCGAGCTGGCCGAGCTGGCCGGGGTGAGCCAGCCCTCCGTCACCCGGTTCGCCGTGGCGCTCGGCTTCGACGGCTACCCCGCGCTGCGCAGACATCTGCGCGAGGTCACCCCGGCCGGACCTGTCGCGGGCACCGGGCAGGACACGTACAACGAGTACCAGCAGGCGGTGCTCGCCGAGATCGAGAACCTGCGCCACCTCGCCGAACTGCTCGCCGACCCGGGCCCGGTCGAGCGGGCCGGGCGGCTGCTCGCCGCCTCGCGTCCACTGCCCGTGCTCGGGCTGCGCGCCGCGTCCTCGCAGGCCCGGGGCTTCGGGTACTTCGCCGCCAAGGTCCACCCCGACGTCCGGGTGCTCGACGAGGGCGGCAGCATGCTGCACGACCGGATCGACGCCGCCCGCCGGGCCGGGGCCAGTGCGCTGATCTGCTTCGCGCTGCCGCGCCACCCGAGGGAGGTCGTGGACGCCCTCGCGTACGCGCGGGAACAGGGGCTGACCGTGGTATCGGTCGCGGACTCCGCCTTCGCCCCGGTGGCCGGCCACAGCGATCTGCTGATCCCGGCCGCCGTCGGGACCGGGCTCGCCTTCGACACGGCCTGCGCCCCGATGCTGCTCGGGCGGGTGCTCCTGGAGTCCATGTGCGACGCCCTGCCGGACGCGCAGGCGCGGCTGGAGGAGTTCGACGCGAGGGCGGCGGCGCGGGGCCTGTTCATCGAGTGAACCGCGCGGCCACGCGCGCCCCCGCGCAGCACGACGGCTCCCGGTCGCCGCTCGGGTCCGGCTCCTGATCCGTGTCCCGGGCGCCGCTCGGGCACGCGCCTCGATCCGTTTCTCAGGCATCGCTCATGTACGGCCCCTAATCTGCGCCCACGGAACGAGCACAGGGCCCGTCGGAAGGGGTACGGACGTGGGGCGCGGAGCGCAGTCGTTGGCGAGAGTGGCCGTGATCGTACGGGCCGGCGCGGCACCGATGTGGTGGCCGGGGCTGCTCGCCGCGGCCATCGGGGCACTGGTGCCGGGGCTCACCGGCCGGCGCATCGGACTGCTGACCGGGGCCGCGCTGTTCCTGGTCACGATGGCCGTCGTGGCTTCGGCGCGCGGCAAGCGGTACACCGCACTCGCCCGGGGCGCCACCCGGGCGGGCCGCGCCGACTTCCTCCAGGACCGGGCCGTGACGGTACGCAACTGGCGTCGCGGGCACCGATGGTGGCTGCTCGGGGCGTTCCTCGTGGCCGTCGCGAGCGCGTTCGTGCTGCCCGGGGCGGGCGGGCTGCTGCTCGCGGGGGCCGGGGCCGGGCTCTGGGCCAAGGCCGTCCGGATCGGGCAGCGGGAGCGCCGGGACGACGCCCTGTACTGGGTCCGTACGGACTGGGTGGAGCGCGGGCGGCCCGCAGGCAAGCGGGTCGAGGCGTACCGGACGACGGGGCCGGTGGCGGGGGACGCCGCGCCCGGTGGGGCGCGGCGCTCCCGCTGACCGGCCGGTCAGACCTCCAGATCGGCCTCGATCTTCTTCAGCTTGTGGCGGGCCATGGCCAGGTTGGCTCGGCTGGAGTCCAGCACCAGGTAGAGGAACAGGCCGTTGCTGCCACGGGTCTTGAGCAACCGGATCAGGTGGTACTGGGTGCCCAGGGTGATCAGGATGTCCTCGATCTCGTCCTGGATGCCCAGGTGTTCCATGGTGCGGAGCTTGGCGCGTACGACGTCGGTGTTGCCGGCCGCGGCGACCTCCAGGTTGAATTCCTTGCCGCCGCCGAGGGTGCCCAGCGCCATGCCGCTCGTGTAGTCGACGAGGGCGACACCGACGGTGCCCTCGATGGACGTCATCGCTTCCTTCAGTGACGCTTCGGTGTTCGCCATGAGTGCTTGATTCCTTTCCCTGACCGGCCGCGATGACCGGTTCCGTTTCTGTGGGGTGAGGCTCTGTGCGGTGCGGATGGCG
Protein-coding regions in this window:
- a CDS encoding acetyl-CoA C-acetyltransferase; translated protein: MPEAVIVSAARSPIGRAFKGSLKDLRSDDLTATIIQTALAKVPELDPKDIDDLMLGCGLPGGEQGNNLGRIIAVQMGMDHLPGCTVTRYCSSSLQTSRMALHAIKAGEGDVFISAGVEMVSRFAKGNSDSWPDTHNPLFADAEARTAARAEESGASWHDPREDGLVPDAYISMGQTAENLARTKGVTRQDMDEFGVRSQNLAEEALKNGFWEREITPVTTPDGTVVSKDDGPRAGVTLEGVQGLKPVFRPDGLVTAGNCCPLNDGAAALVIMSDTKARELGLTPLARIVSTGVSGLSPEIMGYGPVEASRQALKRAGLSIDDIDLAEINEAFAAQVIPSYRDLGLPLDKVNVNGGAIAVGHPFGMTGARITGTLINSLQFHDKQFGLETMCVGGGQGMAMVIERLS
- a CDS encoding SGNH/GDSL hydrolase family protein, giving the protein MARRIAAGAAYGGGSVGLLGAAAVGVVLAEVQLAKRLVGGGSAPVPPSADGRYGVAFAGGSAPLQLVLLGDSTAAGQGVRRAGQTPGALLASGLAAVSERPVDLRNVAQPGARSDDLERQVSLLLADPSRAPDICVIMIGANDVTHRMPATQSVRCLTTAVRRLRTSGAEVVVGTCPDLGTIEPVYQPLRWLARRASRQLAAAQTIGSVEQGGRTVSLGDLLGPEFEANPRELFGPDNYHPSAEGYATAAMALLPTVCAVLGLWPESDRLEGARREDMLPVAKAASQAAREAGTEVTGARAPWALLKHRRRRRLPAATEPHPHPQLGPPGEQGGSTRVDRRPGTDTGTSPRHV
- a CDS encoding cystathionine beta-synthase — protein: MQFHDSMISLVGNTPLVRLRSVTAGIQATVLAKVEYFNPGGSVKDRIALRMIEAAEQSGELQPGGTIVEPTSGNTGVGLAIVAQQKGYKCIFVCPDKVSTDKINVLRAYGAEVVVCPTAVDPDHPDSYYNVSDRLVRETPGAWKPDQYSNPNNPRSHYETTGPELWEQTDGKITHFVAGVGTGGTISGTGRYLKDASGGAVKVIGADPEGSVYSGGSGRPYLVEGVGEDFWPTAYDRTVTDEIVAVSDKDSFQMTRRLAKEEGLLVGGSCGMAVVGALEVAKRLGPDDVVVVLLPDSGRGYLSKIFNDEWMADYGFLEDTGPSARVADVLDYKEGPIPTLVHMHPEETVGEAIDVLREYGVSQMPIVKPGAGHPDVMAAEVIGSVVERDLLNALFAQRASLTDPLEKHMSLPLPQVGSGEPVEDLMAVLGGTGAADAAIVLVEGKPKGVVSRQDLLAFLAKDAAAVTKP
- a CDS encoding MurR/RpiR family transcriptional regulator, with the protein product MSGSSPAARLQQLFEGRRLTPTQRRIAHSMVRRAGDAPFLSSVELAELAGVSQPSVTRFAVALGFDGYPALRRHLREVTPAGPVAGTGQDTYNEYQQAVLAEIENLRHLAELLADPGPVERAGRLLAASRPLPVLGLRAASSQARGFGYFAAKVHPDVRVLDEGGSMLHDRIDAARRAGASALICFALPRHPREVVDALAYAREQGLTVVSVADSAFAPVAGHSDLLIPAAVGTGLAFDTACAPMLLGRVLLESMCDALPDAQARLEEFDARAAARGLFIE